One stretch of Nitratiruptor tergarcus DSM 16512 DNA includes these proteins:
- a CDS encoding calcium:proton antiporter, with amino-acid sequence MQSDSSPVFRDLIEDYWDIAVGLLAALVAFYFHSTHHGHTATFIAALSIVALSVTVSEVAEILAERLGEPYGSFVLTFSAVAVEIILLFMILTTRGDAQQENLEIVKSGIISAVIVDMNVLLGLAVFIGGLAFAEQEHNEDTSSTYTTILFISSIALLVPSLLVYTPDGSSKLLKASIIISIMLFTYYIIIYVFQTKTHSHFFKSTARSRILRLKKRKKILEDEEHEDTYIFEKLPIWANLIVIFLLIFLTGIMAEIFAHDSHTLFQSFGISSGLAGLIIAIISVSPELITAVKAAKNDQIQRVVNIAMGASTVSILVTVPVLMALAYFNHIPFTLDFNALQIGALLLTVILAWKTTDNGETNYIEGASHLMFFACFAVIAAMY; translated from the coding sequence TTGCAAAGTGACAGTTCGCCCGTATTTCGAGATTTAATTGAAGACTATTGGGATATTGCCGTAGGTTTATTAGCCGCATTAGTTGCATTTTACTTTCACTCAACACATCATGGGCATACAGCTACATTTATCGCTGCTCTTTCAATTGTAGCACTCTCAGTTACTGTAAGTGAAGTTGCCGAAATTTTAGCTGAAAGACTTGGAGAACCGTATGGCAGTTTTGTTCTTACATTTAGTGCAGTAGCAGTTGAAATTATTTTACTCTTCATGATACTTACAACAAGAGGAGATGCGCAACAAGAAAACCTTGAAATTGTCAAAAGTGGTATTATCTCTGCAGTGATTGTTGATATGAATGTTTTACTCGGACTTGCCGTTTTTATTGGAGGCTTGGCGTTTGCAGAGCAAGAGCATAATGAAGATACCTCAAGCACATATACCACTATTCTTTTTATCTCTTCCATTGCCCTCTTGGTTCCTAGTCTCTTAGTCTATACTCCTGATGGCTCTTCAAAACTACTCAAAGCAAGTATTATCATATCTATCATGTTATTTACCTACTATATTATTATCTATGTTTTTCAAACAAAAACACACTCTCACTTTTTCAAATCAACCGCTAGAAGTAGAATTTTGCGCCTTAAAAAACGCAAGAAAATACTTGAAGATGAAGAGCATGAAGATACATATATATTTGAAAAACTGCCTATCTGGGCAAATCTGATTGTAATCTTTTTACTCATCTTTCTCACTGGCATCATGGCTGAAATCTTTGCACATGACTCTCACACTCTTTTCCAATCATTTGGGATCTCTTCAGGCCTTGCAGGTCTTATCATTGCTATTATTAGTGTCTCTCCAGAACTCATTACTGCCGTCAAAGCAGCTAAAAATGATCAGATCCAACGAGTTGTTAATATAGCTATGGGGGCAAGTACAGTCTCGATTCTTGTGACAGTTCCAGTCCTCATGGCACTAGCCTATTTCAATCATATTCCCTTTACATTGGATTTCAATGCACTGCAAATAGGTGCACTCCTTTTAACTGTCATACTCGCTTGGAAAACAACTGATAATGGTGAAACAAACTATATCGAAGGTGCATCACATCTTATGTTTTTTGCATGCTTCGCTGTCATTGCAGCAATGTATTAA
- a CDS encoding TRAP transporter substrate-binding protein — protein MKRRGFLGVTAAAATALLLGGCKREESKKVYISKKRKITIKLATSWPANFPIMGEGVNEFAKQVHNASGGEVVVKVFAKNLLVPALGVFDACSAGQIEAFHSGPYYWKGKNPAFSLFGGFPFGFTSNEMNAWMLYGGGLEIWRKLYSKYNLYPLLGGNTDVQMGGWFRKEIKSLGDLKGLKMRIPGLGGEVMAKLGVNPILLPAGEIYTALDRGTIDATEWVGPALDIKMGFYKVAKFYYSGFHEPGSVLELTFNKKFWQTLPHDIQSLLKSCANELNAKMVYNFQAKNAQALQELKKLGVTLKNWPDEIVEAAKKALFQVIEEQSSKSQDFKEVWSKIEPFWQQNRSWTSLGLKNYLEMRDG, from the coding sequence ATGAAAAGAAGAGGTTTTCTTGGAGTTACTGCAGCAGCAGCAACAGCACTTTTGCTCGGAGGTTGTAAAAGAGAAGAATCAAAAAAGGTGTACATCTCCAAAAAAAGAAAAATAACAATAAAACTTGCAACAAGCTGGCCTGCTAATTTTCCTATTATGGGTGAAGGTGTCAATGAATTTGCCAAACAGGTGCACAATGCCAGTGGAGGAGAAGTAGTAGTCAAAGTATTTGCAAAAAATCTTTTAGTACCTGCATTAGGTGTTTTTGACGCCTGTAGTGCTGGTCAAATCGAAGCTTTTCATTCTGGCCCGTATTACTGGAAAGGTAAAAATCCAGCCTTTAGCCTCTTTGGTGGCTTTCCTTTTGGTTTCACATCCAATGAAATGAATGCCTGGATGCTCTATGGTGGAGGACTTGAAATCTGGAGGAAGCTTTATAGTAAATACAATCTCTATCCCCTTCTAGGAGGAAATACAGATGTACAGATGGGTGGCTGGTTTCGCAAAGAGATAAAGAGCCTTGGGGATCTCAAAGGCTTAAAGATGCGTATTCCAGGACTTGGGGGAGAAGTTATGGCAAAGTTGGGTGTCAATCCTATACTTTTGCCTGCTGGAGAGATCTATACTGCCCTTGATAGAGGCACTATTGATGCAACTGAGTGGGTTGGTCCTGCTCTTGATATAAAAATGGGATTTTATAAAGTTGCAAAATTTTACTATAGCGGTTTCCATGAGCCTGGAAGTGTACTTGAGCTTACTTTCAACAAAAAATTTTGGCAAACGCTTCCGCATGATATTCAATCGCTTCTAAAAAGCTGCGCAAATGAGCTTAATGCAAAGATGGTATATAACTTTCAGGCAAAAAATGCACAAGCTCTCCAAGAGCTTAAAAAACTAGGCGTAACCTTGAAAAATTGGCCAGATGAGATAGTAGAGGCTGCCAAAAAAGCTCTTTTTCAAGTTATAGAAGAGCAAAGTAGTAAATCACAAGATTTTAAAGAGGTTTGGAGTAAGATTGAACCATTTTGGCAACAAAATAGATCATGGACTTCGCTGGGTCTTAAAAACTATCTTGAAATGCGTGATGGCTAA
- the queC gene encoding 7-cyano-7-deazaguanine synthase QueC: MKKAVCILSGGMDSTLASFIAKNEGYSIIAIHFNYGQRTQTKELEAFRAIAKELGAKIYEIDLPFFKQIGASALVDENIAVPVDGIKPGVPITYVPFRNGIFLSIAAAIAEKEGAEAIYIGVVEEDSSGYPDCRESFIEAMEKAINLGTKDETNIAIKAPLIHLKKEDIVSKAYSLGVPLELTWSCYQNEDEACGVCDSCRLRLKGFKKAGLKDKIPYKAT; the protein is encoded by the coding sequence ATGAAGAAAGCGGTTTGTATACTGAGTGGAGGAATGGATAGTACTCTTGCGAGCTTTATAGCAAAAAATGAGGGTTATTCCATAATAGCGATACATTTTAACTATGGACAGCGAACACAGACAAAAGAGCTTGAAGCATTTCGTGCTATTGCCAAAGAGCTTGGAGCAAAAATATACGAAATAGATCTTCCTTTTTTCAAACAGATTGGTGCATCTGCTTTAGTAGATGAGAATATAGCTGTACCAGTTGATGGAATAAAACCAGGAGTTCCAATTACTTATGTACCATTTCGTAATGGTATATTTTTAAGTATAGCTGCTGCAATAGCTGAGAAAGAGGGAGCAGAAGCTATCTATATTGGTGTTGTAGAAGAGGATAGCAGTGGATATCCTGATTGTAGGGAAAGTTTTATTGAAGCAATGGAAAAAGCGATAAATCTTGGTACCAAGGATGAAACAAATATCGCTATCAAAGCTCCTCTTATTCATCTCAAAAAAGAAGATATTGTAAGCAAGGCTTATAGCCTTGGTGTTCCTTTGGAATTGACGTGGAGCTGTTACCAAAATGAAGATGAAGCTTGCGGCGTATGTGATAGTTGCCGCCTTCGCCTCAAAGGGTTTAAAAAAGCAGGTTTAAAGGACAAAATTCCATATAAAGCGACTTAA
- a CDS encoding CheR family methyltransferase codes for MYNCLKKIERLFYEKTGITFVNKEAIFYIKIAEIMKNASIFSCEELLQSLQSDENLFKTFIEELTVSQSFFFRESSHFDILVELIHKEHIIAPSILSLPCANGEEPYSIAIVLLQNGIESFSIDAIDINPKAIEKAMNGKYEKRALINLDENIKKRFFNCKDRYCVVKNFLKQFINFYTLNLFDDAILTFGKYDFIFCRNLFIYLDAVKKEEALHIFHKVLKPEGYLFVSFSDYFKKHAGFDKIICDNKIFYKKLPE; via the coding sequence ATGTATAATTGTCTCAAAAAGATAGAGCGTCTCTTTTATGAAAAAACAGGAATAACGTTTGTTAATAAAGAAGCGATTTTCTATATAAAAATTGCAGAAATTATGAAAAATGCATCCATTTTTTCTTGCGAGGAGCTATTACAATCACTGCAAAGCGATGAGAATCTTTTTAAAACTTTTATAGAGGAGTTGACTGTATCACAGAGCTTCTTTTTTAGAGAAAGTTCACACTTTGATATTCTTGTTGAACTTATCCACAAAGAGCATATCATTGCTCCATCTATCCTCTCTCTTCCTTGTGCTAATGGGGAAGAGCCTTATAGTATTGCTATTGTCCTCTTGCAAAATGGTATAGAGAGTTTTTCTATCGATGCGATTGATATTAATCCTAAAGCTATTGAGAAAGCTATGAATGGCAAATACGAAAAAAGAGCATTAATAAATCTTGATGAAAATATCAAAAAGAGATTTTTCAACTGCAAAGATAGATACTGTGTTGTTAAAAATTTTTTAAAACAATTTATTAACTTTTATACTCTAAATCTCTTTGATGATGCTATTCTTACATTTGGGAAGTATGACTTTATATTTTGTCGAAATCTTTTTATCTATCTTGATGCAGTAAAAAAAGAAGAAGCACTTCATATATTTCACAAGGTACTCAAGCCTGAAGGGTATCTTTTTGTGAGCTTTTCAGACTATTTTAAAAAGCATGCAGGTTTTGATAAAATAATCTGCGATAATAAAATTTTTTATAAGAAGTTACCAGAATGA
- a CDS encoding chemotaxis protein CheB, producing the protein MKLVFIGASAGSICSLDKIVKSLNNIDGAIIMAVHLQENYIDGFVEILRENSSVPIKKVDKKINLEKNQIYICDSKNVTIYDNANDKEILHDDTQIESLYKPDINQLLLSVVQNKKELCEVVAILLSGIGDDGIEGLKKLYENGAKTVVASKESVAVYGMPKRAVQQNACSEVLSFEEIVTMIKQFLQDV; encoded by the coding sequence ATGAAACTTGTTTTTATAGGAGCATCGGCAGGGAGTATTTGTAGTCTTGATAAGATAGTAAAAAGCCTCAACAATATTGATGGAGCTATAATTATGGCGGTACATCTCCAAGAAAACTATATAGATGGGTTTGTAGAAATTTTGCGAGAAAATAGCTCTGTACCAATTAAAAAAGTAGACAAAAAAATTAATTTGGAAAAAAATCAAATCTATATATGTGATTCAAAAAATGTGACAATATATGATAATGCTAATGATAAAGAGATATTGCATGATGATACACAAATAGAATCTCTTTATAAACCAGATATCAATCAACTTCTTTTATCTGTTGTGCAGAATAAAAAAGAACTTTGTGAAGTTGTAGCAATTTTACTCTCAGGTATTGGAGATGATGGCATTGAGGGTCTCAAAAAACTTTATGAAAATGGAGCAAAGACTGTTGTGGCTTCTAAAGAGAGTGTAGCGGTATATGGTATGCCAAAAAGAGCAGTGCAACAAAATGCATGTAGTGAAGTACTCAGTTTTGAAGAAATAGTAACAATGATAAAGCAGTTCTTGCAAGATGTATAA
- a CDS encoding methyl-accepting chemotaxis protein — MIKTIKGKMLLLVLIFLVYAGVVGVRDLMRDYKEYQAAQQRKYDVLLSIKISNLVHELQKERGRSAGYLGSGGKKFVKKIRMQYQLTNKRLKELTTFLSSEQNQKRKSSIHSRINEILTSLRQLNTIRNKVLALNIDTKKAIGFYTSINGAFLLAIGEIAKKCDDALIAKELIAYDDFLLSKERAGIERAVLSATFAKDAFMPGFFAKFIRLMSEQKAFLDAFEIAAPAKLLHIYKNTLKGRAIEEVKRMEQIAIEHQATGGFEIDPDYWFDTITKKINLLKNIEDKIAYIIIQDNQKIIKQNKQELIVTLFITLLGISLVLFIGYLIIERTINTYIQTINTNLEEIVKTKDFSKQIPITSQDELSKIVHHINTLINFAKDAISHAKNGVQNDSKVAQELAQTAMDIGNNMEQEAYFVSQSAQNAQKIKSPLLNSVESLDNAQTDMQQANNLLQFSKENILKLVKEVKQSANKEEFIANELNKLVNLTNETTNVLTLIEEIANQTNLLALNAAIEAARAGEHGKGFAVVAEEVRGLAEKSRHHVEKINTTITQLLTQINSISKEIAKNAKNIMNLSNSVDNIEADVDSISSVMDETVKNSLHSSQQIKNILKNIEDIIADIDKINELSSLNARNVEEIATSTEYLYKQIELLRNKLQEYKT, encoded by the coding sequence ATGATAAAAACAATAAAAGGGAAAATGCTTCTTCTCGTACTTATATTTTTGGTGTATGCAGGTGTGGTTGGTGTAAGAGATCTCATGAGAGATTACAAAGAGTATCAAGCAGCACAGCAGCGAAAATATGATGTTTTATTGAGTATTAAAATTTCCAATCTTGTACATGAGTTACAAAAAGAGCGTGGTAGAAGTGCAGGGTATCTTGGAAGTGGTGGAAAGAAATTTGTAAAAAAAATAAGAATGCAATACCAATTAACTAATAAACGTCTCAAAGAGTTAACAACTTTTTTATCTTCTGAACAAAATCAAAAAAGAAAAAGTTCTATACATTCACGAATAAATGAGATTCTTACATCATTGCGCCAATTAAATACAATAAGAAACAAGGTACTTGCATTAAATATTGATACCAAAAAGGCCATAGGATTTTATACAAGCATTAATGGAGCTTTTTTGCTTGCGATTGGTGAAATAGCTAAAAAATGTGATGATGCTCTCATAGCTAAAGAGCTCATCGCTTATGATGATTTTCTACTTTCAAAAGAGCGAGCTGGAATAGAAAGAGCAGTACTTTCAGCAACTTTTGCTAAAGATGCTTTTATGCCGGGTTTCTTTGCAAAATTTATTAGGCTTATGAGTGAGCAAAAAGCCTTTTTAGATGCATTTGAAATTGCGGCTCCTGCAAAACTTTTACATATCTACAAAAACACTTTGAAGGGTCGAGCCATTGAAGAGGTAAAAAGAATGGAGCAAATTGCAATAGAGCATCAGGCTACTGGCGGATTTGAAATAGATCCAGACTATTGGTTTGATACTATTACGAAAAAGATTAATCTTTTGAAAAATATTGAAGATAAAATAGCTTATATAATCATTCAAGACAATCAAAAAATCATAAAGCAGAATAAGCAAGAACTTATTGTTACTCTTTTTATAACGTTATTAGGAATTTCTCTTGTACTATTTATAGGTTATTTGATTATTGAAAGAACAATCAATACCTATATCCAAACCATCAATACTAATCTTGAAGAGATTGTAAAAACAAAAGATTTCTCTAAACAGATCCCAATAACTTCACAAGATGAGTTGAGTAAAATAGTGCATCACATCAATACGTTGATAAATTTTGCAAAGGATGCAATTTCCCATGCCAAAAATGGAGTACAAAACGATTCAAAAGTAGCCCAGGAGCTTGCACAAACGGCTATGGATATTGGTAACAATATGGAGCAGGAGGCATATTTTGTGTCACAGAGTGCACAAAATGCTCAAAAAATCAAAAGTCCACTCCTTAATTCTGTGGAGAGTCTTGATAATGCGCAGACAGATATGCAACAAGCAAATAATCTTCTACAATTTTCCAAAGAGAATATTTTAAAGCTTGTTAAAGAAGTAAAGCAGAGTGCAAATAAAGAGGAGTTTATTGCTAATGAACTAAATAAATTAGTCAATTTAACAAATGAAACTACAAATGTGTTAACACTTATTGAAGAGATAGCAAATCAAACGAACCTTTTAGCTCTCAATGCTGCCATAGAAGCAGCGCGTGCAGGAGAGCATGGTAAAGGTTTTGCTGTTGTGGCTGAAGAGGTAAGAGGATTGGCTGAAAAATCGAGACATCATGTTGAGAAAATCAATACTACTATTACACAACTCCTCACACAAATAAATAGCATTAGCAAAGAGATAGCTAAAAATGCAAAAAATATTATGAATCTTTCAAATTCTGTTGATAATATAGAAGCAGATGTGGATTCGATATCGAGTGTAATGGATGAAACAGTAAAAAATTCGCTTCACTCTTCACAACAGATTAAAAATATTCTCAAAAATATTGAAGATATAATAGCCGATATTGATAAGATAAATGAACTCTCTTCACTCAATGCAAGAAATGTGGAAGAGATTGCTACTTCAACAGAGTATCTCTATAAACAAATTGAACTTTTACGCAATAAATTACAAGAGTATAAGACATGA
- the ybeY gene encoding rRNA maturation RNase YbeY, protein MIELDNRTKISFDITIIEKIADLLTDKDIELLIVDNEEIRKLNNLYRGIDKPTDVLSFPLQNAPMTPLGSIVISIEKAHEAAKKFGHTLDEEIALLFTHGLLHLLGYDHEADSGQMRKKEQEIIEHFNLPKSLIVRTEE, encoded by the coding sequence ATGATCGAACTAGACAATCGAACAAAAATTTCGTTTGATATTACTATTATCGAAAAAATTGCCGATCTTTTGACAGATAAAGATATTGAATTACTCATAGTCGATAATGAGGAGATTCGCAAACTCAACAATCTCTATCGCGGCATTGATAAACCAACAGATGTTTTAAGTTTTCCCCTGCAAAATGCACCTATGACACCACTTGGTAGTATCGTCATCTCCATTGAAAAGGCACATGAAGCAGCAAAAAAATTTGGTCATACTCTTGATGAAGAGATTGCTCTGCTTTTTACTCACGGTTTATTACATCTTCTAGGATACGATCACGAGGCAGATAGTGGGCAAATGCGCAAAAAAGAGCAAGAGATTATTGAGCATTTCAATCTTCCAAAAAGTCTTATAGTAAGGACAGAAGAGTAA
- a CDS encoding calcium/sodium antiporter produces MDYIIFIISMAALIKGADLIIKESEKIALHFGISEFVIGATLIALGTSLPEMAASIAASFKHKSDLAVSNVIGSVTLNITLVLGIVFLLAKKLSPSRDIFGKDSSWALFPIFIFFLVAFDGTITRLEGGLFLLLMGGYLLFLSQEPSIVAEEIDEEILQEKFNWPPTLVFLLLGFIMVIYGADYAVQSASNIARHLGVSEWIIGLFLVSFGTSLPELIVSVVAAINKKADMSIGNIIGSNVANFSVVLGSAAVVNPLLVNIQAYAFDIATAFIASLMLVFIAANRLYNKSAGIVLLVTLGVFVLNHVP; encoded by the coding sequence ATGGATTATATTATTTTTATTATTTCTATGGCAGCACTTATTAAAGGTGCCGATCTCATTATAAAAGAGTCTGAAAAAATTGCACTCCATTTTGGCATAAGCGAATTTGTTATTGGTGCTACACTCATAGCATTAGGCACAAGTCTTCCAGAAATGGCTGCAAGTATAGCTGCTAGCTTTAAACATAAAAGTGATCTTGCCGTATCTAATGTTATAGGAAGTGTTACACTTAATATTACCTTAGTTTTGGGAATTGTTTTTTTACTTGCAAAAAAGCTTTCGCCTTCACGTGATATATTTGGAAAAGATAGTTCATGGGCTCTTTTCCCCATATTTATTTTTTTCCTTGTTGCTTTTGATGGTACTATAACACGCTTAGAAGGGGGGCTCTTTCTCTTATTGATGGGGGGATATCTTCTCTTTCTCTCGCAAGAACCATCAATTGTTGCAGAAGAGATAGATGAAGAGATTTTGCAAGAAAAGTTTAATTGGCCACCCACTTTAGTGTTTTTGCTTCTTGGATTTATAATGGTCATCTATGGAGCAGATTATGCAGTGCAAAGTGCTAGTAATATAGCACGCCATCTTGGAGTAAGTGAATGGATAATTGGGCTTTTTCTTGTATCATTTGGTACCAGCCTGCCAGAACTCATTGTAAGTGTTGTAGCAGCTATCAATAAAAAAGCTGATATGAGTATAGGTAACATAATAGGCTCAAATGTAGCAAATTTTAGTGTAGTTCTTGGTTCTGCAGCAGTTGTCAATCCTTTGCTTGTAAATATTCAAGCATACGCTTTTGATATTGCTACAGCATTCATAGCATCACTTATGCTTGTCTTTATCGCCGCTAATAGACTCTATAACAAATCGGCAGGAATTGTGCTCCTAGTAACACTGGGGGTTTTTGTACTTAATCACGTGCCCTAA